In the genome of Nonomuraea sp. NBC_00507, the window GGACGTCGCGAGCGCGCCTGGCCAGATGACCGGGGAGCGGGCGACCGTCCAGGGCGATCGTGCCGGAGGCCGGCCGGTGCAGGCCCGCGACGCAGCGGGCGAGCGTGGTCTTGCCGCTGCCCGACCTGCCCACGACGGCCAGGCAGGCCCCGGCTGGGACGCTCATGCTCACCCCCGCGAGCACGGGCGGGCCGCCCCGGTGCGCCGCCACGAGATCCCGCACCTCGAGCAGCACGTCACCAGTGCCGGTTGCGGCCCGGGGTTCCGGGCGGGCGGCGAGCAGGCGCCGGGTGTAGTCGTGTCGTGGTGTGTCCAGGACGGAGGCGGCCGGTCCCGACTCGACGATGCGGCCCGCGTGCAGCACCGCCACCCGGTCGGCCAGCGTGCGCACCATGGCCAGGTCGTGGCTGAGCAGGACCAGGGCGATGCCCTGCGCGCGCAGCCGGCGGAACTCCTCGATGACCTCGGACCTGAGGAGGCCGTCCTGGCCGGTCGTCGGCTCGTCGGCGACGATCAGGGCCGGGTCCGGCAACAACGCCTGGGCCAGCACGACCCGTTGCTGCTGGCCGCCGGAGAGTTGGTGCGGGTAGCGGCCGAGCAGTTCCACCGGCAGCCGGGCCCGCCGCGCCGCCTCCACCACCCGCTCATCAGCGGCCTGCGCCAGCCGCCGCCGCGTCCAGCTCTGTGCTCCGCCGGCCAGCTGCCGCCGTGTCCAGCCCTGTGCTCCGCTGGCCTGCTGTCGCTGCCCTGTCCAGCCCTGTGCCCCGCTGGCCTCCTGTCGTCTCCCGTCGGCGGCCCGCGCGACCTGCCGCCGTGCGACCTCCCGCAGGACGCTGCCCACCCGCCGCACCGGGTTCAGCACGCTGGACGGGTGTTGCGGGACATAGGCCGCAGTGCCGGCGAGGCGTACCTCGCCGGTGATCCGCACCCCGGGCGCGTGCTCGCCCAGCAGCGCCAGCCCTGTGGTGGTCTTGCCGCT includes:
- a CDS encoding ABC transporter ATP-binding protein, whose amino-acid sequence is MLRVSGLRAEVDGHVLVDGVSFELAAGEVLALVGASGSGKTTTGLALLGEHAPGVRITGEVRLAGTAAYVPQHPSSVLNPVRRVGSVLREVARRQVARAADGRRQEASGAQGWTGQRQQASGAQGWTRRQLAGGAQSWTRRRLAQAADERVVEAARRARLPVELLGRYPHQLSGGQQQRVVLAQALLPDPALIVADEPTTGQDGLLRSEVIEEFRRLRAQGIALVLLSHDLAMVRTLADRVAVLHAGRIVESGPAASVLDTPRHDYTRRLLAARPEPRAATGTGDVLLEVRDLVAAHRGGPPVLAGVSMSVPAGACLAVVGRSGSGKTTLARCVAGLHRPASGTIALDGRPLPGHLARRARDVQYVFQDARASFDPYRAVCAQVARTAVRLRGATTQEATAQAGSLLERVGLGEQTAGRRPSALSGGELQRAALARALLAGPRVLVCDEITSGLDALVQAAILDLLDELRRDLGLTLLLISHDMDVVARLADRVATLDDGRLAWDEIS